A single genomic interval of Fibrobacter sp. UWB4 harbors:
- a CDS encoding IMP cyclohydrolase, whose protein sequence is MSEELVLKFVDPQPMRYGENSHQSAVFYRDPTCTEANLASAKQLWGKELSFNNIVDADAALEMAREFSDGNAVVIVKHMNPCGLATGETLREALEAAWAGDPVSAFGSVIAVTRKVDLQTAEFLKGKFVEILLAPAFDDDALEFLKNKSKDIRLLEVGEIKKATPCKVYKHVIGGMLVQDRDIGTWEKFECVTKAQFPKNKEDLARFTWLVTKHTKSNAIVMCYEYKPGYFQVMGLGPGQPNRIDSNLRLCQPRVRDNVARLPEAKEFFDENGKLVNEAGLKALEKKVFGEVVMGSDAFFPFPDNVEAAHDAGVRYIVQPGGSKKDDLSIESADKFGIAMVFTGMRHFRH, encoded by the coding sequence ATGTCCGAAGAACTCGTTTTGAAATTCGTTGACCCGCAGCCGATGCGCTACGGTGAAAACTCCCACCAGTCCGCTGTATTCTACCGCGACCCGACCTGCACCGAAGCAAACCTCGCTTCTGCCAAGCAGCTCTGGGGCAAGGAACTTTCTTTCAACAACATCGTCGATGCTGACGCAGCCCTCGAAATGGCTCGCGAATTCAGCGACGGCAATGCTGTCGTGATCGTGAAGCACATGAATCCGTGTGGACTTGCTACGGGCGAAACGCTCCGTGAAGCTCTCGAAGCCGCTTGGGCTGGTGACCCGGTGTCCGCTTTCGGTTCCGTAATTGCAGTGACCCGCAAGGTCGATCTCCAGACTGCCGAATTCCTCAAGGGCAAGTTCGTTGAAATCTTGCTCGCTCCGGCTTTCGATGACGACGCTCTCGAATTCCTCAAGAACAAGTCCAAGGACATTCGCCTCCTCGAAGTTGGCGAAATCAAGAAGGCTACGCCTTGCAAGGTTTACAAGCACGTGATCGGCGGCATGCTCGTCCAGGACCGCGACATCGGTACTTGGGAAAAGTTCGAATGCGTGACGAAGGCCCAGTTCCCGAAGAACAAGGAAGACCTCGCCCGCTTCACTTGGCTCGTCACCAAGCATACAAAGTCTAACGCTATCGTGATGTGCTACGAATACAAGCCGGGTTACTTCCAGGTGATGGGTCTTGGCCCAGGCCAGCCGAACCGCATCGACTCCAACCTCCGCCTCTGCCAGCCGCGAGTCCGCGACAACGTCGCCCGCCTCCCGGAAGCAAAGGAATTCTTCGACGAAAACGGCAAGCTCGTGAACGAAGCCGGTCTCAAGGCTCTCGAAAAGAAGGTCTTCGGCGAAGTCGTTATGGGTTCTGACGCATTCTTCCCGTTCCCGGACAACGTCGAAGCCGCACACGATGCTGGCGTCCGTTACATTGTTCAGCCGGGTGGCTCCAAGAAGGATGACCTCTCCATCGAATCTGCAGACAAGTTCGGCATTGCGATGGTGTTCACCGGAATGCGCCATTTCCGCCACTAA
- a CDS encoding NifU family protein, translating into MNEEQSAKFSQKLQDIAKAPKYRGAIFQIEADEKGLALVDVKEASLKVYLMIDPECDKILETRFFTYGGPLFTALADSFCRKIQMATVDDACKITAESLEEELRDTPDVRAIPEDAVEIKQMNTLISKILLVYPEKKATAIIVREKMERIKYRTQTAEGRAEADAEWNALTKAQKIEKIEAWLHQTVRGTLQGDGGDVQILDLTDDNRLQIRYQGACAGCGSAMGGTLFYIEDELKNNVYYNLIVEPEDPLANIPQNPDVPGLDDNNPPASLF; encoded by the coding sequence ATGAACGAAGAACAAAGCGCAAAATTTTCTCAGAAATTACAAGATATTGCCAAAGCACCCAAGTACCGTGGGGCTATTTTCCAGATTGAAGCCGATGAAAAAGGCCTCGCCCTAGTCGATGTGAAGGAAGCGAGCCTCAAGGTCTACCTGATGATCGACCCGGAATGCGACAAAATTCTGGAAACGCGATTCTTTACGTACGGCGGCCCGCTCTTTACAGCCCTTGCCGATTCGTTCTGCCGCAAGATTCAGATGGCGACGGTCGATGACGCCTGCAAGATTACCGCCGAAAGCCTCGAAGAAGAACTGCGCGACACGCCGGACGTGCGAGCCATCCCGGAAGACGCCGTAGAAATCAAGCAGATGAACACGCTCATCTCGAAAATTCTGCTCGTCTACCCCGAAAAGAAAGCTACAGCAATTATCGTTCGCGAGAAGATGGAACGCATCAAGTACCGTACGCAAACCGCAGAAGGCCGTGCCGAAGCCGATGCCGAATGGAACGCGCTCACCAAGGCTCAAAAGATCGAAAAGATTGAAGCATGGCTCCACCAGACCGTCCGCGGAACGCTCCAAGGCGACGGTGGCGATGTGCAGATTCTCGACTTGACAGACGACAACCGCCTGCAAATCCGTTACCAGGGTGCTTGCGCCGGATGCGGCAGCGCAATGGGCGGCACACTCTTCTACATCGAAGACGAGCTCAAGAACAATGTCTATTACAACTTGATCGTTGAACCGGAAGACCCACTTGCAAACATCCCCCAGAATCCGGATGTTCCAGGATTGGACGACAACAATCCTCCCGCTAGTTTGTTCTAA
- the glgC gene encoding glucose-1-phosphate adenylyltransferase, which translates to MSWSYSREHQKNILCMIMAGGQGSRLQPLTRDRAKPAVHFGGTYRIIDFVLNNFINSGIFKIKVLTQFKSDSLNKHISAAWSLNASLDQYVDLVPAQMRTGDEWYRGTADAIFQNINLITDERPDLVAIFGGDHIYKMDINQMIDFHLSRAALLTIAAIPVPVEEAREFGIIEIDADNRMIGFEEKPKEPKQMPNRPGWCLASMGNYLFTSKFLVRELLKGANDGATDFGKHIIPRLYKEYPVYVYDFNTNIVRGEKASTKGYWRDVGTLDAFFEANMDLCSENPPFDLYNNYWPIRTYNWNQPPARFFAGDNESHQGAAVDSIVSAGCIIGGGTVVKSILSPGVTIQKDALVEESILFPNVTIGPGAKVRRAIVEKGLHIPAGFQIGYDLERDKQLFHVTESGIVVLAKDTIIKA; encoded by the coding sequence ATGAGCTGGTCATACTCAAGAGAACATCAAAAGAATATCCTTTGCATGATCATGGCTGGTGGACAAGGGAGCCGTCTGCAGCCCCTCACCCGCGACCGTGCAAAACCCGCCGTACACTTTGGCGGAACCTACCGCATTATCGACTTTGTTCTTAACAACTTCATCAACTCCGGCATTTTCAAGATCAAGGTTTTGACGCAGTTCAAGAGCGATTCATTGAACAAGCACATTTCTGCCGCCTGGAGCCTGAACGCAAGCCTAGACCAGTATGTAGACCTTGTTCCTGCACAGATGCGCACTGGCGATGAATGGTACCGCGGTACTGCCGACGCCATTTTCCAGAACATCAACTTGATTACCGACGAACGCCCGGACCTCGTGGCAATTTTCGGTGGCGACCACATTTACAAGATGGACATCAACCAGATGATTGATTTCCACTTGAGCCGTGCGGCCCTCCTCACGATTGCGGCTATTCCAGTGCCGGTCGAAGAAGCTCGCGAATTCGGCATTATCGAGATTGACGCGGACAACCGCATGATCGGTTTCGAAGAAAAGCCGAAGGAACCGAAGCAGATGCCGAACCGTCCGGGTTGGTGCCTCGCCAGCATGGGCAACTACCTTTTCACAAGCAAGTTCCTCGTACGCGAACTCTTGAAGGGCGCAAACGACGGTGCAACGGACTTTGGCAAACACATCATTCCGCGCTTGTACAAGGAATACCCGGTGTACGTCTACGACTTCAACACGAACATCGTGCGTGGCGAAAAGGCTTCTACGAAGGGCTACTGGCGCGACGTGGGTACGCTTGACGCATTCTTCGAAGCCAACATGGACCTTTGCTCTGAAAATCCGCCGTTCGATCTTTACAACAACTACTGGCCGATCCGCACATACAACTGGAACCAGCCGCCAGCACGTTTCTTTGCGGGCGACAACGAAAGCCATCAGGGCGCAGCCGTCGATTCCATCGTTTCTGCAGGCTGCATTATCGGTGGTGGTACGGTTGTGAAGAGCATTCTCTCGCCGGGTGTCACCATCCAGAAGGACGCTCTCGTCGAAGAATCCATCCTCTTCCCGAACGTGACGATTGGCCCGGGTGCCAAGGTGCGTCGCGCCATCGTTGAAAAGGGCTTGCATATTCCGGCCGGTTTCCAGATTGGTTACGACCTGGAACGCGACAAGCAGCTCTTCCACGTGACCGAATCCGGCATCGTCGTCCTCGCCAAGGATACTATAATTAAAGCCTGA